TAACATATCTTTGAAAAATATGCAAGTATTTTATTGCGAAAATACAAACGGATACACAACCTCTGTTACATCACCCGGTTTGTCGATTTTCTCGAATACCCATCTTTTGATTTTGTCAACCACGATGGTTTCCAGTTCGGAATCTCCCATTGTAGACTCCACAACCGAGGCAAAGATTACTTTTCCGAATTCGTCAATCGCGAACTTGACAGTGATTTTTCCCTTCAATCCGGGCTTTTCACGCAGACGCTTGTTATATGCATAACGTAAAGCAGCAATGTTCTGCATCACCACCCTCATTATGCTTGCCTTGCTTCTGCCTCCGGTAAGTGCACCACCCTTCAGGAACTCAGGAGCGGAAATCTTCAGCGACCCTCTCTTCTTGAGATCGAGACCGCCACCACCATCTCCACCCATCAGACCTCCTATAAGGTCATCGATACCACCGGAACCACTTCCTCCAAATCCGCTACCGTAACCTGCACCGTATCCGATACCGGCAACACCTTTACGACCGACACCACCGCTCCCTCCTGACTTCAATCCGCCAACACCCTGCAGAATCGCATCGATATCAGTGGCGAATCCACCTTTACCGAAGATATCTGCAGAGGCGACAGATTTACCCTTGATCTGTCCGGAGATAATACCAAGCACACCTTTGTGGGTTACACGGGCACGGGGATCTCCTCCACCACCCTGCATACCACCGGCTCCCTTGCTCTTGCTTGGTTTGAGCTTCTTTTTATCAGTCTTTATCTCTTCCTCTTTCTTCTTTTCCTCTTCCTTCTTCTTCTGATCTAACGTAGCAGGTATAGCATCTTTTACCAGCTTTGCAACCCGCTCCTCAGGAATCTTTTCGAAGAAATCGGTAGCGACAGTGACGATTTCCCGGGTACTTAGAAAGATCCCGGTAAGGATAGCCAGAATCATTGCGATCATCTCCATATTCCTGAGCCTGGTGTCCCGGTCAAGAATGAAAATATC
This genomic window from Fibrobacter sp. contains:
- a CDS encoding TonB family protein; the protein is MKYKVLIKKCGDPQTASRIAEEIARWSGSTADVVYNVITQKPVCIRKEAEREEALRLKGQFEAVGAEVELVAIGGGVAPVPQQVAKPVRDDDDDEEEEGRLLSDEEYAQKIRERADIFILDRDTRLRNMEMIAMILAILTGIFLSTREIVTVATDFFEKIPEERVAKLVKDAIPATLDQKKKEEEKKKEEEIKTDKKKLKPSKSKGAGGMQGGGGDPRARVTHKGVLGIISGQIKGKSVASADIFGKGGFATDIDAILQGVGGLKSGGSGGVGRKGVAGIGYGAGYGSGFGGSGSGGIDDLIGGLMGGDGGGGLDLKKRGSLKISAPEFLKGGALTGGRSKASIMRVVMQNIAALRYAYNKRLREKPGLKGKITVKFAIDEFGKVIFASVVESTMGDSELETIVVDKIKRWVFEKIDKPGDVTEVVYPFVFSQ